The DNA segment TTTGACCCACTCTTCTATTCTGTTCTGTTTCACACAGCCACTTCTAATACAGAGACTTAAGTTCAAATCTGTGATCACATAATTGATGTTTTGATTCCTCTAACTTAACAGTTTTAACAAACCTGAATGTTTAGGTCTTCACAGATGTTGATTTGTCCAGTGTGTTGCCATCTTCATTATTTGGCTAATAATTGTAGTGAACATTCAAGTCTACTTAATGCCTAGGTTGCAGAGCCCCTAAGAGCAATGGTGATGGGAGCTCCGTTGGAGGATGCTCGGCATCTTGCTCAACGTTATGACAGAATGCGTCAGGAAGCTGAAGCACAGGTATCTCTGACCAGCTTATTTTGTATTATGCCAACAAGTAAACTGTTAATTAATGATTTCACTTTCTACTATAGACTTTGCTATTATACTGTTGTTTTAACCTAGACAGGCTATTGAAGTTTCCAAACGCCAGGCAAGAGTAAGAGAAACACCAGGAAATGCTGAAAGTGCTATGAAACTAGAAGCAGCGGAAACAAAGCTGCAAGACCTGAAGTCAAACATGACCATATTGGGTAAGGAAGCTGCTGCAGCATTGACTGCTGTTGAAGCGCAGCAACAGAGGTTAACCCTCCAGCGTCTTATAGCTATGGTATTGTGGTTTAACCATATGATGCTACGGTTCTTCAACTTTGTTAAATATTGGAAATAAGTTATAAAAACTCATTTGCTCCTTTATTTTGGATTGTGAAGGTTGAAGCAGAGCGTGCCTATCATCAGAGAGTACTCCAAATACTTGATCAACTTGAGGGAGAGGTAAGCATCTGTATCTGTTGGTCATTTTTTCATTCTTGGTCTCCATATTTAAGTCACATATGAGCTATATGTATATTTAATGATAGATGATATCAGAAAGACAACGAATTGAAGCCCCTCCTACACCTAGTGTGGATAACAGCATGGCACCACCCCCATCATATGAAGAAGTGAATGGTGTCTATGCTTCTCAGACACACAATGGCATGACAGATAGTATGGGTTACTTCTTAGGAGAGGTTAGACTGTTTGATGTTGGAGAGTTGGAGATTACATATACTGCTTATTTTGGgtgttttgtgttttcttttccaGGAGAGAAGAAGAGGGAAAAAGANNNNNNNNNNNNNNNNNNNNNNNNNNNNNNNNNNNNNNNNNNNNNNNNNNNNNNNCTGTTTATCTTATTCTGCTCAACACACTTTTAATTCTGCAGGTTTTATTTCCATATCATGCTGAGTCTGAAGTTGAACTGAATCTATCCATTGGGGATTTTATTGTTGTTCGAAAGGTTTGTAGCTCATTGACTGCCTGATTCTAAATTATCAAATATCAACATAGCCTTTTATGAGCTGACCAATGCTGCAATGCCTTTTCTTATTCGTTTTATTTGAAAGaattctttttcacttttattctcACTTACACACACAGAAGCACACATGCACACACAGAAAACAACAGCGACTCCTTTGTATTCAGAATGTTTAAGTATTTTCTTGGCAGATTGAACTTTTAAAAGACCAcatgaaaaaagaaagtaaaagttAACACAGTACAATGATATAAAGCAAATCCTTTTTCCTCTTGGTTTAAGCTTTAGGCAGAATTGATGATCTAATATAACATCCGAACATGATTAAGTTGTCACTTATTCAAATTAGTCATCTGCTTGTCTCAACTCTTAAAGGAACTTTGATTTATTTCCCAGTGCTTGCATAACTAATTTATTGTATTCATATCGCCTAATGATGGTTGAGACTGCCAAAAGATTCATATGCATATAGAAACGGAAAAAGNNNNNNNNNNNNNNNNNNNNNNNNNNNNNNNNNNNNNNNNNNNNNNNNNNNNNNNNNNNNNNNNNNNNNNNNNNNNNNNNNNNNNGGTGTTGATGCATATTGCTTTAAAATCCTTATACTGTTGTACATTTCAAATTATTCCTAATATCTTTTAGGTTACAAACAATGGATGGGCCGAGGGTGAATGCAAAGGGAAGGCAGGTTGGTTTCCATTTGGTTATATTGAAAGAAGGGATCGAGTTCTTGCAAGCAAGGTGGCTGAAGTGTTTTGATTTTCCCTGTTGGGGTTTGTTTCTTACCCTTGGTTGTATGTGTTGTTTTTGTGCTTAAAAGTGGATAGTGGTCATAGACTCATAGCATATATCTTGACTTGTGAATTGTTGTATATGTGATTTTCCCGTGATTGTTGATATATGATTCCCCTTGTCATTCTTGCTAGTTACTGCATCACATATTCACATTGGAGTTTTGNNNNNNNNNNNNNNNNNNNNNNNGTTTtgccattcttttttttttttttatctggGGGTAATATGTTTTTGTCTCTTACTTTTTTCCTTTGGACGGGTCATTCATACTTCATAGTTTAATAAGTAAGCATTTTGAGCCTGTAGGCCTGGTAGGTTGATTTCTTTTGTGTAGAGATCAATGCAATTACGTTGTAAGTCTGTAACAATTTGCCTTGATAAACGCTTTTGGGTTTTGTGACCACACCAAGGCCCGTTTAGACGAGTTTACTTTTAACTTAATTGAGCTCAACTGCTCAACTATTATTCTCCTCCGTCTTTATCCACAAAGGTTCCCTCTTCCCCCAATCCTCCTTTGTCGTCCCGTGGGAAGGCTGGCAGTTTTCAGTTGCCGACGTACCTTTCATTTCTTATGTATAAGtgcttttctttcatattttctttttctattagcTGTTTGATAGATATTTTGAAACTTTATTTAGCAATATTTAAAAGAGCAGAAGTATCTGAGAAGCGTGAGGTTACCACCGTAGCTGTAATTCTTTTTTTGTGGcaaatcttatttctttttttttttatcatgtaaTATGTTTAATAGAAATATATAGTTGTGCTTGTGGTAAACTGGTGATTGGTTGGATTTTATCTATCTATCTGTTTGTTTATGGAGAATGTTTAGAAGCCAAATAAGAGTTTAGTTAACATGAGTCTTTATCGTATATgataaaattatcaattaaaatttttttttactggaAAAGAtgtaaaaagtttaaattttcaaTGCATTGTTGTATACTTATTATAATAAACTATTTAAAACTTTCTATTATTAGCAATCTTCACTTATGCCTTTAGGTATATATTAGCTAAActttacttttaatataaaaaaagagagttGATTGGTTATGTTTAAatgtaaagtaaaaaaaaaaaatattattcccTAACATTAATGTCACATGAGCACATTAGGACTTAGCACTCAAGCAATNNNNNNNNNNNNNNNNNNNNNNNNNNNNNNNNNNNNNNNNNNNNNNNNTTAAATCTTTAAactagttttatttattttctttaatttgtggCACATACACcagttaattttatatttattttaactaataatatatattatgtcCTAAATCATTTTAAGAGAAATGTTTTCATCTTTATTCTCTTCCCCTTTTTTACGATGgttaatttaaaagtttaaagaTGATATTGACTATTGAGTGTTAAgtattataattgattatgaAAGATTATAACGTTGAGAAATctgatcataaaaaaattaaaactaatttgtaattataaaaaataagttttggcagaagaaattaactaaatcctaaaaaattattgaaactttttaaattatctcTCTAACCTAAACTAACATCTCAAATTCTAACAATACCATTTCCATTCTCTAATATCTTCACCGTCACTACCCCCCAAACTCCCAATCCCTTTCTCAAACTCCGTAATTTGATGAAACTGTATATGTATATCTTGTAAGACTAGAGGCAGAAGTAGCTTCCCAGAAAATCTTCAAGTGTCCTATGGACGGGTCAATTGTAATTCCACTCCTTAAATAATCAGAAAGACGTATAGACtatgatgaattaaaattaaactattgCTTTTGAAAGTGAATTTACTGGCGGACCCATTCAAATATTCAACTTGATAGCTAACGTCCAGAAGTAGTAATCACGaacaataaaattatacaaGTATATAtcctttataataataataatcccaCAAAATTTTCCTGCCATTATAATATTTCCTATGACCCTATGGATTGTTTTTTGGCCACTTAAGCAGAACATATGGAAAGTAAGCACTCAACACTGATAATTGGGGGTGGAGTGGATGAAGGAGGGAGTTTGAAAAAGGGATTGGAAAATTGGAGGTAGTGGTAAAGAGTATTGGAGAATGGAAATGAACTAGGATTTGAGTTGGGAATCATTAGGTTAGGTTAAAagagtaattatttttttttttaaagtttaagtAGATTTGTTTACTAaacttagtttttatttttctataaccaaATTTATCAGCGTTACAATCTTTTATAGTTAGTTCTTgtaatttactcttttaacataaaaaagtgatatttttaaattgagtaaagtatcgttttttgTTTCTAACATTTGAGATAAGTTCCAAAGTTGTTCCTAacatttaaatcgtcctatttaagtctctaacgtttcaaaattagttcaacgttgtcctgccgttagaaATCTGTTAATAGAATTGATAGCgagacaaaattgagacaattttaaaacgttataaacttaaataggatgaaaacgttgagaacaaaaatgatacatagaaataaattttatttttatctctcaataatatcaattttttacggtACAtagtttttcaattattttttaatcacacctatgtgaattatatttaatcacattattttcattctaaataaatttattttttataattttattcttaaagagTTTTACTCataatgaaatatttgtagaatGATTAGTACATAAATTTgcgagaaagaaaaaaaaagcatgaTATATATACGATAAAGTATAAATGGTACCTTTTGTCTCTagtatatcaaaattctttaataCTTAAGATAGTTaaactttgtttttaattttaaaataaattttagttttatcttttaataatattaattttttatcgtagataattatttaattattttttattttacttttaattacattattttttttaagtgaattttttttattaagagcaaaattaaaaaataaattaagtaagtatttgtcataaaaaaatattaaaatttttgaagaaaagattaaaattaattgaaaagtaaaaaaataaaatttaattaaattaaacattaaagaaGTTCGGaatattagagacaaaaagatataatttatactttattatatatgtatatactctttcttttccttttctatacTAGTCATTCTATAAATATGAGTAAAAATCTTAAACAAGTAATACAATTCATTCCGTTAAAATTCATTATCATTTTACTTGATTTTGTAATTCTCTTAAGAGTAATGTATCAATTTTATCCCCAATATTTTTGTCCTATTTAAAttcctaacattttaaaattgtctcaattttgtccaaCCGTCAACAGTTAACAGATCACCAACGGCAAGACAACATTgagataattttaaaacattaaagaTTTAAATAGAACAATTTAAACACTAGGAATAACCGGACAACTTTAAGACCTACTCCAAATATTAAGgataaaaatgatactttactctttgaAAATTTAAGACAATGTATAGGATTGCTAATGAAAAATTAAACCGAGCACCTAATACGTAGACAAATGTCAACAATAGGTCGATTTAAACAGGTTTTTTTAGTTTCTTAATATTATGAGTAATTATCCAAATTAGACcccaaagattttaaaaatggaCATTTTAgttcccaaaaaaaattaatacacagatcaaTCCCTAAAGTTTTACTTCGGTAGACAAATCAATTTTCAATTCATTTTTCGGCAGAGTAACTACCCAGATCAGTCctcaaagattttaaaaatggaCATTTTAGttcccaaaaaaatttaatgtacaaatcaattcccaacaTTTCTCTCCGTTAGACATAACAGTCCTCCGtctagaaataaaataaaataaaattgttattattattattaattgccTAATAATACTGtactataattttttgtattttaaaaaaaataatgataaatttatttattagattcttttatatatatatagtcactcaataataataataataataataataataataataataatcaataaaattattagagattattttacaagaaatttaaaaNNNNNNNNNNNNNNNNNNNNNNNNNNNNNNNNNNNNNNNNNNNNNNNNNNNNNNattttattattatttttgtctaaaaatacaaaaaattatagtaCAATATTATTAGGCaattaatactaataataataattattttatttttagacgGAGGATTGTTATGTCTAACGGAGAGAAATATTGGGGATTGATttgtacattaatttttttggggGGACTAAAATGTCACCTTTTAAAATCTTTGGAGAATGTTCTGGGTAGTTATTCTGCCAGAAAATGAATTGGGGACTGATTTGTTTAGGTGGAGTAAAATGTTGGGGATTGTTATGTCTAACGGAGAGAAATGTTGGGGATTGATttgtacattaatttttttggggGGACTAAAATGTCACCTTTTAAAATCTTTGGAGAATGATCTGGGTAGTTATTCTGCCAGAAAATGAATTGGGGACTGATTTGTTTACTGGAGTAAAACCTTGGAAAttgatctgtgtattaatttttcttgagCACTAAAATATCCATTTTTAAAATCCTTTAGGACTGATTTGAGTAATTACTCTAATATTATTCAAGCGActttttactaatttaattcTCTTCGTCTCTCAAAATCATAATACATGACAAGAAGATTCTGTACAAACTTATACCTTTTGACAGTTTTGCGAGTCTTACTTGATTTACAAATAAAAGTAAGGCTCAATTAAAATGAGTTCCCGCGTCATTCGGCTATCTAACTATCTGGACAAAACTGTTGACGCTGTAGTCCAatgtaaatgatattttttgttttatggaACGTGAAAAAAGCGATTAGTGGCCTAGATAAATATGCCCTATAGACAGTAGTGCAACAAAGGATACTACAAGAATGGTGATTGACGATCGTTTCAATCACTGGaatctattaatttataatctaaATGTAGTAGGTGGTGCCGGTATGAGGAAGCATTCCTCTGGCGATGTCCCAGAGAAGAGAGAGTTTAGGGTgtgagggagagagaaagacaGAATGATacgggagagagagagaatgttataaagaagaagaaaaaatgagggtCAAGAAAGGAAGCACAacggaagaaggagaagaaggcaGAAACAACGGCAGAGATGAGAGATAAGGAGGCTAGAtcgagagaaaaaaaaagaggaaacaaAAATGTATACAACAAGTTCGACAACACCTATTAGATTCCATCTCATAGATCTATTTCAACTCTTCAATGTCAACATTTGATTTGATCACTTCTTGTTTAATGTGTTGATTTCCTTATTAATTAAATCACATAttagatttagttatttttctctctcttattttagTAGTAGTAATAAACCCTAAATGATtatctcaaaaataaataaataaataaataaatttatctatttggTTTTTTGACATTTTTCTACCTCCAGTCTTTTCTTGTGATGAAAATCTATTTGTATTTACTCTTATTTGCAAAATTACAAtctcaaataataattttgaaatccatGTTATACTATTGTATAATTTAGAGAAGGCTCTATTTTGAGCATTCTTTCTTGATTTATTACTATATCTATTATTCATTTGTTCACTTTCAAGTCTTTCATGTTTGATAAATATGTGATACGATGATTTAGGGCTTATTCTCAtggaaaaaaagaggaaaagtgAATGAATCCATGAAAAAAGCAGCTGaacattttattaaaatagCTAAGAATGGAGAAATGTTGAaatatttgggtcattattatGACTGCATTTCTATTGATACTAACAGAGTCCTTAAATGTTATCAATGAGCCGTTTCTCTCATTCTGAAGATTTTGAGGTGAGGTTAGTTGTTCCACATTTGTTCCTTTTTAGTGATACTAAaagtaataatttaatttttgaattgcatAACAATGAGGGcattttgtaattttgtttatgCATTAGGAAGCTAATGATGTgatgataaatttaattatgtgCTTCACCAATTGTTTTGAAACAGCTAATGATGCTTACAAGTTTATACAAAGTTGGTTCCTCAGTCACCCTTGCTCTTGGTTTGGATGCCGATTTCTTTGATCAGCGAAGAATGCTTGGAGAGACAATCGTATTTCTGTATTTGTTGCACTATGAAggttttgaattattattattgtggcTTATACTCATTCTATCATATGTAGTGGTGTCAATATACTTGACTCTACAAGGCTTTTGGCTCTATTTTATAAGGCCAAAAGAACAAAAGGTCTTATGCTCAATAGagccaaattttcaaaaagtttacaAGGCCAAAAGCCCTCATGGGCCAAACATCCTAGGGCGAGCTCATGGGCTACctaatcctctttttttttcgttgctTTTTTATCTCTATTTCTGTTAGAGAATCATTAGCATCAAATTAGACCAATTAGTATCGtctatatttatatagtatatctgtatattaattatagGATTCTATGCCTTTATTACTCTGATTCATTtaacacctataaataccccttgtATATTGTACCTTTTGATCATAACTCAATAATACACTTTTCATATTATTCTcttagtctcttgtttctaacatggtatcagagcttaggttctttttttttttcaatgcatattaGTTCATAGCCCCATTGTTTTTCTTTCCGGCAGTGTTCTTTGGCCTCCTTTTTCGTTCCCTTCTCGACGCTTTGGTTCGTCAACCCCGTAACCATCTTGTTCACCTTGTCGCCGTGATTCCAACGCAACCGGAACCGCCGCCATCCTCCACCGGACGTGCCGCCGAAAGACGCTGCCACGACCAGGTTGTTCTTCCTTCCAGATTCCACCCGTGCCTCTTTGCTCTCGATTTTCGTCTTGTTTCTGACGTTTTGGTTCGTCACCTCCGGTATCATCGTGTTCTCCTCTTCGCCGTCTTTCCAACGCCGCCGAGATCTCCGTCATCAGCTACCGGACGCGCCGTCACGCGCCGCTGGAATTCCGCTGCCCGCCTCCATCGTTTCTCCTTCAGAAGGTTCAGTAGCCGTTGGATCCGAGATCCAATCGGACGACCCTCGAGCTGCCACGTGTCGCGTTGCAGCTACCCTTGGCCGACCCGTCCGTTTCCTCATTTTCTGCTCAGAAATTGCAGTTTTTCTCTCCTCCCCTTGTTCTCTATGACTACTTTTATGAAAAAGTCAGATGTTTTTGCTGCCACAAACAGAAAAGGGGCCTTCTGTCGCAACTGTAATCGTTTCGGACACCCGTTCTCCAGCTGTCCCTCTGTTGAATGTCGCACATGCCACCAGAAAGGTCATATTAGCTACCATTGTACGCAACTGTTTTGCCATTATTGCAAGCTCTCGGGACATTTGATTACTACCTGTCCTACTCGCCCACCACGTCTTGCGCCTGCTTCTACTGTTGAATCTACCACCACTGCTTCCCTCAACTCGTCTCCTGTCTCTCTATCTGATATTGCGTCTCTTCTTCAACGTCTTCTCTCCCTTTATGGTAATACCCCTGCTGCTCTTTCGACCCCTCCAGGTACTTCTAAATGGTATTTTGACTCGGGATGCTTTAATCACATGTCTCCATTGCGTGATCTCTTCTCGTCTCTGTCTACCACTACAAATGGACCTTCTGTCAATACTGCAAACGGTTCCCTCTTGCACCCAACACACAAGGGTTCTATATCCCAGTCGACTCTTAATCTTCCTGATACTTATTATATTcccaaattaaactttaatcttatttctgttggtCAACTTGTTGATCTGGGTTTTGAAGTCACTTTTTCTGTTTCTGGTTGTCGTGTACAGGATCCTCGGATGGGACAGATCATCGGGACTGGACGTAAGGTCGGAAGGCTGTTTGAACTCGAGAAACTTCATATTCCTCATGTACCAAATCTCTGTGCTGCTTCTTCTCCCTCTACCCTTCACTTATGGCATCAACGTCTTGCCCATACCTCCTTAGGAAAACTGCGTCCTCTTGTGTCCCAGGGTGTTTTAGGTCAGGTTCCAAATGAATCTTTTGATTGCATTTCTTGTCAAACTGCCAAACAACCTGCTTTATCTTTTCACAATAATTCATCTCTTGCTTGCTCTCCTTTTGATCTCATTCACTCTGATGTTTGGGGCCCCGCTCCCACTGCCTCTATGGGCGGAGCTCGATACTTTGTCGTTTTCATTGATTGTTATTCCCGTTTTACTTGGATTTATTTGATGACTAATCGCCATGAGTTACCCCAAATCTATATCAACTTTGCTACTATGATTAAAAGTCAATTTTCAAAGGTCATTAAGGTTTTTGGACGTGATAATGCTATGGAATACCGTGATTCCAAACTCTTAACCTTTCTTGCAGAACAGGGCACTTTGTCTGAGTTTTCTTGTCCTGGTACGTCGCAACAAAATGGTAGAGCTGAACGTAAACACTGTCACATTCTTGACTCCGTCCGTGCAATGCTCCTTTCTTCTTCGTGTCCTGAGCGTACTTGGGGTGAAGCTGTTCTTACTGCTGTTCATGTTATTAATAGACTCCCCTCTTCTGTTCTTGGTAATGTTACTCCCTTTGAGCGTCTTTATCATACCTCCCCAGATTATAGTTCTCTTCGAGTTTTCGGATGTGTATGTTTTGTTCTCCTTCAGCCTCACGAACATAGTAAACTTGAACCTCGGGCTCGTATGTGTTGTTTCCTTGGTTATGGCACTGAACACAAGGGTTATCGTTGTTGGGATCCTCTCTCTAAACGTGTCCGTATATCCCGTCATGTTGTCTTCTGGGAGCATCACATGTTTTCTCGGTTCTCATCCTTTGAGTCAATCCCTAGTACTCAGTCACCTCTGTTTACTAACCCAAATGTTGATCTTTTTCCTAGTGATGATTCTACAGATTCTATCTCGAGTGACCCTCCACAGCCTCCTGTTCTTTCGCCTTCTCCATCTCCCAATGATTCCAGACCGGACGATGATCCTGCCCTtactgtcatgcctcctccTCCCGCTCGTTCTTCAAGGGTAAGGAATCcacctcctcatcttcttgatTATCATTGTTTTTCTACTATCCTTCATCAACATGAACCTAAGTCATTCAGAGAAGCCTCCACAAATCCAAATTGGCAACAAGCAATGCAGGAAGAAATACAGGCACTTGAAAAGGCACACACTTGGGATTTGGTTGATCCTCCTTCTGCTCAAGAAGTTGTAGGCAGCAGATGGGTATACAAGATCAAGACTCGCTCTGATGGTTCTATTGACCGGTATAAGGCGCGATTGGTTGCTCAGGGTTGTACGCAAGAGTATGGTATTGACTATGAAGAGACTTTTGCTCCTGTTGCTCGTCTCACATCTGTTCGTGCTCTTCTTGCCATTGCTGCAGTTAAAAAATGGTCTCTCAGtcaaatggatgtgaagaaTGCTTTTCTTAATGGAGATTTGAAACAGCAAGTATATATGAAGCCCCCTCCGGGTTATTCTTGTCCCTCTGGCAAAGTTTGTCTCCTTCGCAAAGCACTCTATGGGATTAAGCAAGCTCCTCGTGAATGGTTTGACAAGTTCAGCACTACCATATGCAGTCTTGGTTTCACTTGCAGTCCTCATGAGCATGCTCTCTTTATTCGTAAAAGTGAACGTGGAGTCGTTCTTCTACTTctgtatgttgatgacatgatcattAATGGGGATGATGTTGATGGTATCTCTAATCTCAAGGCCTCACTTCACCAaacctttgagatgaaagatcttggttctCTCAGCTATTTTCTTGGTCTCGAGGTCATCTCCACCAATGATGGCATCTGTCTCTCTCAGGCTAAGTATGCTTCAGATCTTCTTGCTCGCGCTGGAATTACAGATAGTCGCACTGAGTCTACTCCTCTTGAGCCTAATGTGCGATTTACTCCTATGGATGGCACTGTTTTGGATAATCCGACTCTCTATCGACAGTTAGTTGGCGGTCTCGTCTACTTGACTGTCACCCGACCAGACATCGCCTATCCAGTTCATGTACTTAGCCAGTTCTTGTCAGCTCCTCGTACTACTCACTATGCGGCAGTTCTTCGCATTCT comes from the Arachis duranensis cultivar V14167 chromosome 7, aradu.V14167.gnm2.J7QH, whole genome shotgun sequence genome and includes:
- the LOC107458996 gene encoding SH3 domain-containing protein 2, which gives rise to MEAIRKQASKLREQVARQQQAVLKQFGGGGYGGSDNMVTDEVELQQHQKLEKLYISTRAGKHYQRDIVRGVEGYIVTGSKQVEIGAKLSEDSRKYGSENNCTSGNTLSRAALSYSHAHAQMEKERGNLLKALTTQVAEPLRAMVMGAPLEDARHLAQRYDRMRQEAEAQAIEVSKRQARVRETPGNAESAMKLEAAETKLQDLKSNMTILGKEAAAALTAVEAQQQRLTLQRLIAMVEAERAYHQRVLQILDQLEGEMISERQRIEAPPTPSVDNSMAPPPSYEEVNGVYASQTHNGMTDSMGYFLGEVLFPYHAESEVELNLSIGDFIVVRKVTNNGWAEGECKGKAGWFPFGYIERRDRVLASKVAEVF